The sequence CACAAAGGGGCAGCCAGAGTTGGCTCTGCCGctgaggagggaaaggggttctagcagctttggtgTGCCAGGAATTTGAAGTGGCCCCAAAATGAGGGGGGGggcaatggtgagaagtgggggtggggccaaTAGTGAAAGCAGCGCCGAAGCGCAGCACGAGTCGCCCAGCCCGCTAGTGTGGAGAGCGTGGCGCAGCGACTGGGAGCAGGACACGGGACtcagacaactgggacaggctGTCGCCCCTGAAGCACCCAGTCGATGGGGAACGGGAGGGACTTGTCAGGGTTAGGGGATAAatgtgtttcttgctgtttggtgcgCAGGCCGTTTTATCCAGGTGGAGCGCCCGTTCTTGCAAGagtgttaataaaattcttttctcctccgcAATTGGGTGAGCCTTTTTCTTACAGGCGCAGCTTTCTAACAGCTGCAGTCTGCTTtgtgtgtccctttgctgtgctctgtttgctcaccttctctttaggaggcactgggaaccgagcctggggcctcccatgtggagaaAAGGCGCtccatcacctgagccacctcagctccctgctttgccgTCTCTTATTCCCCCACTCCTCTGGGATTGAGACGTTTGTTGTCGAGGCCTGGAGCCATAAATTTATGCCTTTTCCAATCATTTTTGCTCCCAATCAAGgaatgaacaaagaaaagagaacaataaAAAGCCTAAGTCTCCTCTACTCCTTTCCTGAGGGGGTTGGGACAGCGGTTGCCCTCGGAGCCGACCGCGCGATGCAGCAGATGAAGAGCAGTGAGCAGCCCAACAGCCTGGTGAGGCGGCGAGGACCCCCAGCCCCCCGGCACCAGCCAGCTGTTCTGGGAGTGCAGGCCGCAGGCCCCACTGCCACCGCTGCGCAGCACGCGGGTGGAAATCAGATATTAATTTACTGGTGTTTTccctagaaataattttttttttaaaagggagagagaagagggaagcgggtgtggcttgggtggttgggctcccgtctaccctatgggaggttcagggttcgattcccgggtcctcctggtgagggcaagctggcccacacagcgagctggcccacgcagagagctggcccatgcaggagtgctgacccgtGCAGTAAGCTGgtccgagtggagagctggcgcagcaagatgactcaacaaaaagagactcagagaagagacaatagagacatggcagaccagggagctgaggtgctgcAAGAGACCGAGCACCTCTGTCCCACTCTGGAAAGAGTGGTTCCAGGTGTTGCcttaagagaagacaagcaggcggcagacttggcccactggttagggtgtccgtctaccacatgggaggtccctggttcaaaccccgggcctcctgctctgtgtggagctggcccacgtgcagtgctgatgcgcccaaggagtgctgtgccacgcaggggtgtcccccgcgtaggggagccccacgcaaggagtgcgcccataaggagagccgcccagcgtgaaagaaagtgcagcctgcccaggaatggcgccgcacacacggagagctggtacacaggatgacgcaccaaaaagaaacacaaattcccgtgcagctgacaacagaagcagacaaagacgaagcagcaaatagacaaggtgagcagacaactgggttggaggagtggaggggagagaaataaatcttaaaaaaaaaaaaagagaagacaagcaacacacaacgaatggacacaaagagcagacaacaggggagagaggaggaataaataagtaaatctttaaaaagagagaagattggATTCATACAATGATAGGCAGAGGTAAGCAGGAGTAAAAACTAATTTTATCAAATCTGTCATGCTCAAATGGTGAGGGATCCATGCAAGAAAGGCTCTCAAAGCTTTGGGCCATAACCAAACACAGCATCTTTTGAAAGAGCAGCAGTGTGCAAACATAGCCCATTTGGAGAGTCCAAAATGGTTGAtgcatgggaaacagatgtggctcaactgatggagagtccatctaccatatggaggggacAGTTTCCAGGTGCTGCTGGACAATGCAAGTGCACACaggagagcacacagcgaatggacacagagcgcagacaattgtggggaaggggagagaaataaatcttaaaaaaaaaaaaaatggttgatGCAGACAGCTGTCATTTCTGTGGTTGTTTTGGAGAGACTGATGCCTGGAGCTTCCTgctccatcttcccacaatctcaGGGATTAACAGACTTTTATACGGGGAACAGCTCATCAGGatttggtgcttttttttttttttttttttaagatttatttatttcttcccctcaccccaccccccagtggctgctctctatgtccagtcgctgtgtgttcttctgtgtccacttctatccttatcagtggcactgggaatctgtgtttctttttgttgcgtcatcttgctgtgtcagctctccgtgtgggcggtgccattccagggcaggctgcactttctttcgcgctgggcggctctccttacgggcacactcctcgcgtgtggggctcccctatgcgggggacacccctgcgtggcacggcactccttgcgcgcatcagcactgcgcatggccagctccacacgggtcgaggaggcccggggcttgaacctggacctcccatgtggcaggtgggcgccccaaccactgggccaggtccgcttcccggTGCTTCTTGTTTTATAGCCGGCTGAGAACCTgtccttgtttctttcctcctgagaGATGTCACTTCACCTCAGAGCACCTGCGGCTCTCGAGTGGTCTCCTTTCCTGAGGTGGGCTGCTCCTCTTGCCTCAGAGGTGGGACTGCAGTCCCCATGGGCTTGGCCAAGGCCTCTCGCCTCAGCCCCTCCCCGTCAACCCAGAGGCCAACGAGGACTCGGGGTCTGGTCAGGCTGCGCAGCACAAACGCTTTCCTCACGATGCCCAGCAGGGCACAGGACACATTCCCAGACACGCGTGTGTGCACGCACACGAGACCCGAAGTGAGACCAACACACACACGGAGACACATGGACGTACACATGGAACAGACACACATGGAGCCCCGACTAGgacacacacatcacacacacaaCTACAGGCACACACATCAGACACACATGGCTACAGATGCACACACATCAGACACAGCTATAGACACACATGGCCATAGATACACATCACAAACACAGCTATAGACACATGCACATCACACACATCACACACGGCTATAGACGCATGCACACACATCACAGACACAAATGGAGATGCACCCATGCACACACAAGCATTAGGAGGAAACTAAACAGGGAAGCAAAGACCTactgggaagaaataaaaagaggagcTCCTGGGGGCTCCTGAGGGGCCCTGGGAAGTGGTCTGGGCGGAATCACAAGCAGGAAGCACCCTGCCCCGTGCTTGGCTTTCAAGGGGTGGCTGTGgccaagggggagggggaggtgcgCTTCTGCTGCTGCAGAGCAGCCCAAGGGGCTTCCAGCGCGTAGAGAAACAGCCCTAAGTTTAGCAGCTCAAAGAAACATCTCCTTCCCGTTTCCGTGGGCCAGGAACCGGGAACCTCTGGCTCGTGGTACCAGCGGGGACTCAACTCCCGAGGCAGCCCCCTTCCATGGCCTGTGCCTGGTCACCCTTCTTTTGCTTCTTACTTTTGGCTGGAGACCAGGGGTCCTCCTCGCCAGCCTTCCCCCAGGTGCCAGCTTCCCAGGGAGAAGGCCGAGCAGAGGCCCTAACCTCGCGGGACTTCCCCAAGTTGTCTGTGGGCAGTTGCTCTGTCCAGCCCTGCGGcaggggtggaggcagggagacGAGGCACAGCCCTGGGGACGCCCTGGAGGCACCATGTGGAGCTGGGAGGGAGGAACTTGGCTTTCGTCTTCTCATCTTCTACATGGACATTCTTTTTAAGGACCGAGCATATTATTTCTTCTCTAACTTAAAGCTTGAACTGAGGACCGAGGCCTCCACTTCCTTGCTGGCTGCCGACAGGGGCTGCAGCCCCTAAGAGCGCCCAGTGCCCTTCCCAGCTGCTTTGAACTGAGCCCGTCCTTTGAAGGAGCTGGAGCTCCTCCCCGATTAGGACAGGCCCACCAGGGAAATGGCCCCTTTGCCATGTAAACGGCAAAGCGTGTCCTCTTCTACCCACAGGGAGTGTATTCCAGGCTGCAGGAATCCTGGGGACCACCTAAGGGCCCTGCCCACCAGTTCTGGAACAGAACCGTCTCCAGGATGCATCGAGACaagagcagcccctgccctgccttAGAGCTGCACCTGTGGCTCCCACGCCAAGCCCTGCCCACCGGCAGCACCTGTGCCCCAGCCCCACACAGAGGCCTCACCCCGCCTTGCCATCAAGACCGCCTCCACTTCTACCAGCGCCCCGCGCTGCCTGCAGGGAGCCTTCCTCAGCCTGGGGGGAACAGGGCAGCACCCCCCTGCTGCCCAATCCCACGCCAGGTGCTGCAAGGTGCTGGTGTCAACAGGTCAGGTGGGCTAAGCAGGGGATGTTCAGAGAGCTGAGCAGCTAACAAGTCCTCCAAGACCATCTCATCTGAAAACATTGGATGCACTTGTCCTGCGTTTATTAAAGATTTAGTTGTttcactccccccaccccgccccagtggGCGTGGGCAAGGCCCTGAGGAGCTCGAGTCCGGAGATGGCCATGGCACCCTCATCTCCCTCTGACTTGACACAGGATGGACCTTCGGGCTTGAACTCTCCCACAAAGTTTATAGACTACACCTCACAAGGCCGATCGAAGGTCCAGGTAAAACACAAAGGGCTGCCATGGCCACAGCCACAGGCCAAGAACGTTCCGCAGTGACGGGCAGCAACGGACAGGGCTGTGTGAGCATCTCGCCCATGTGGCAGCTTAAACCCTGACTCTGGCTTCAAACAAACTCAAAACCGGGACCCACCAAGGGACACAGGAAAAGGCACGAGTGCCCAGGCCATCCCCACTGGGCAGCTGCTTCCCGCCCACCGCTCCCAAGTCCTCAGTGGTGAGATCACTCGGGCTAAAAAGCCCACTTAAAAGGTGACCTTTGCAACCTGTGCACAAAACCCAGCTGATAAACGCCTGCTGTCAAGCAACAGCTGCTGTGGAAGGTCCCACTCTCTCCTGCCCGGCCCCGGAGAAGCGAGACAAGACCCCACAGGAGCGCGCCCCCCACTCACACCACCGACGTCACCCGGACAGGCAGCTTTACTCGTTTATTGCAAGTCCCCAACAGCgtttacttcttcttttcaacGTCCTGTTCTGCAGCCTCCTTGGCTCTCTTTGCTCGGATGCCGAAGAGCCGGGCGTTGGCGCGGGCCATTCGAAGGCTGGCGAAGGCCTTGAAGTTCTTCTCCTCCTCGGTGATGACCCTGGCTTTCTCCTTCTTGTAGACCTGAACGGACCAAGGGGGTCAAATCAGGCCTGTCTGTCTGTGAACCGAGGCACTAAGACAGGCCCCAGGCCCGAAGACCCTGCCTCAGCTGCTGGAGGCTGCGGGAAGAGGAACTGCGGAGTGGCCACGAGGGGCAGGCGATACTGCCGGACGCACAACGCACAACCTTGACCAAGGGGAGGCCTGGGCCAACACACCCACAGGGTCTGGTCCCTGGCCCACGAGGGATCAGCAAGCACTCTCTCGCCCAAGGGCTCGCCTGTGGCCTGCGCTTTCCAGGCAGCCGGAAGAGAGGGTCCTAATAAGGTGGGCAGTCCCAGGTGAGGGCCCCAAAGCTCACGAGAGGGAGAACACAGCCAACCCACAGGAGTGCATCTGTTAAGATTTACCATAAGCCCTAGCAAGCCTCGTGGCCACCACTCAGCCCCTCCCACACAGGCACTGCCAACACCAGACCAGCTCGTCCGTCCCACAACACTGtccaccccccacccagggccCGTGCCCGACCACAGCATGGCTCCACTCACATTCCGGATGGGCATCACTGGGCCTGTCAGCTGCGTGGCCAATTTAAGCTCCTCAGCCTGTTAGAAAAAAGATGCAACGGGCTCAGCCTCATCTCACCAAGGAACTATACTCACGACCCCCCGGTGACACACAGCAGACCCGAGCAGGGTGGCCCTGGGCCCGAGCAGACGGCCCAGGAGGGAACACGAGAGTGCCTGCCTCGTTTACGGACCTTGCGGCTGGGGCTACCTTGTCCTGCAAACCAATTGCCATGTGAGCTGGGGACGTGTTAGAGCAAACCAGGGACAAGTCCCCAGAAACGTCTACTAAACAAAGACCTTATGGGTAGATATGACTAACCTAGCTCTTTAAGGTTTGCTGGAAAATATTCCTTTTGTACATaaagcaattaaaagaaaaagagctttCGCTgagaaggaaaaaccaaccaaccaacccagCTCCAAGTTACAGCCTTTGCTATTCAGCATCATTTGCAGAACGGACAGAATGTAAAAAACTGCTAGTTTCTGCTGGGCAGCCTCTCAGAAGTCCCTGGAATCATCTCTAacgggccccacccccaggcctgcaaGGCGCTCACggagctgcccccaccccccaggcctgcAAGGCGCTCACCgagctgccccccaccccccaggcctgcAAGGCGCTCACggagctgcccccaccccccaggcctgcAAGGCGCTCACCCAGGCCTGCAAGGAGCTCACggagctgcccccaccccccaggcctgcAAGGCGCTCACCCAGGCCTTGCTCACCCAGGCCTGCAAGGCGCTCACCGGGCTGTCTCCCACCCCCCAGGCCTGCAAGGGGCTCACGGagctgtcccccaccccccaggcctgcAAGGCGCTCACggagctgcccccacccccaggcctgcaaGGCGCTCACCaagctgccccccaccccccaggcctgcAAGGCGCTCACCGggctgtcccccaccccccaggcctgcAAGGCGCTCACggagctgcccccaccccccaggcctgcAAGGCGCTCACCGGGCTGTCTCCCACCCCCCAGGCCTGCAAGGCGCTCACcgggctgccccccaccccccaggcctgcAAGGCGCTCACcgggctgccccccaccccctaggCCTGCAAGGGGCTCACagagctgcccccaccccccaggcctgcAAGGCGCTCACggagctgcccccaccccccaggcctgcAAGGCGCTCACCGGGCTGTCTCCCACCCCCCAGGCCTGCAAGGCGCTCACCGggctgtcccccaccccccaggcctgcAAGGGGCTCACGGagctgtcccccaccccccaggcctgcAAGGCGCTCACggagctgcccccacccccaggcctgcaaGGCGCTCACCAagctgtcccccaccccccaggcctgcAAGGCGCTCACggagctgcccccacccccaggcctgcaaGGCGCTCACcgggctgccccccaccccccaggcctgcAAGGCGCTCACcgggctgccccccaccccctaggCCTGCAAGGGGCTCACagagctgcccccaccccccaggcctgcAAGGCGCTCACggagctgcccccaccccccaggcctgcAAAGCGCTCACCGGGCTGTCTCCCACCCCCCAGGCCTGCAAGGCGCTCACcgggctgccccccaccccccaggcctgcAAGGCGCTCACcgggctgccccccaccccctaggCCTGCAAGGGGCTCACagagctgcccccaccccccaggcctgcAAGGCGCTCACGGAGCTGCCCCACACCCTCCAGGCCTGCAAGGTGCTCACCGAGCTGTCCCCCTTCCTGGGGGCAGAGGGCTTCCTGGGGAAGAGGATGAGTTTCGAGCGGTACTCCTTCAGCCGCTGCACGTTCGCCTGCAGGGACTCGGTGGACTTGTTCCGCCTCCTGGGATCCACGGAGATGCCGATTGTCCGCGCCACCTTCTTGTGGATGCCGGCCACCTGACCCAGAAACATGGACAGGTGAGGATCCTCCAGGCCGCACACCTCCAGGCCCAGCAAACCTGCTCAGTCATCAGAGTGAAAAGGGTTCAAAGGTGCTTTCATCAAAGCGGTACAGCGATTCCGGAGAATGTCATCACCTGACTGCACGCGTTTCTGAGAAGGAAAAGTTCCCGGGCGCCACTCACCCGCAGCTCCTCCAGGCTGAAGCCCCTGCCGGCGCGCACTTTGGTGTGGTAGCGCACCGTGGGGCACCTCACGATGGGCCGGATGGGTCCTGAGGCAGGGCGCGGGGCGATGCGGCGGGCTTTTGCTTGCCGGGCCTTCCGCCTGGTCAGAGAGAGGCCCAAGGAGAGTTACCTCAAGGAGACCCATCCGCTGCCCCGTGTGAGCCTGTCCGGGACCCTGCGGCTAACAACAGCGTTCTCCCAAACCGCACTCGGCCTCACCCAAGCCATT is a genomic window of Dasypus novemcinctus isolate mDasNov1 chromosome 18, mDasNov1.1.hap2, whole genome shotgun sequence containing:
- the RPL13 gene encoding large ribosomal subunit protein eL13, whose translation is MAPSRNGMILKPHFHKDWQRRVATWFNQPARKIRRRKARQAKARRIAPRPASGPIRPIVRCPTVRYHTKVRAGRGFSLEELRVAGIHKKVARTIGISVDPRRRNKSTESLQANVQRLKEYRSKLILFPRKPSAPRKGDSSAEELKLATQLTGPVMPIRNVYKKEKARVITEEEKNFKAFASLRMARANARLFGIRAKRAKEAAEQDVEKKK